GTATAGCTACGGCCCGTATCCGCACCTGGTTCGTTTACATATCATTTCTCACAATGGGTTCCCCATTGATCGTTTACTTTGTTTTAGCGTTCTGGATGAACATGAAACGTTACATCTTATCCGGTCGTCGTAACCCGCTGAAATACCAATAGTCCTTTTGGTGTTTTTGTTTTAAGGCCACACTGATAATTGCCTGCACCGGTAGCGGCATCATTTAAAATTATTTCGGTGTTCCATCTAGACTACACTCATACCAATTATGAAGCGTTTGTGCACCATGTTGGACAGCGCCTCAATGTGCCTGTGATCAATAATGAGATCCAGTTCCCACAGGATACTGCAACAGGCACTTTTACCTATGTGGTCCTGCCCAACGGGCTCGAGGCCACCCTCATCAATTGTGTGCTCAACGACGACTGGCTGATCCATCGGAAAAAGATAGCCGAAGAGTTCTATGTACTGCGGGTAGATATGCTCACGGTGCCGGGTACCCTTGTTGTGACCATCGATGAGGACAAGGTGAAAGACATGAACACTTCCAAATCCATCGCCTACCTGACCAGTTCCCTGTTCGACTGGAGCTACTATAGTACCAAGGGCACCACCTATGTGGGGGTATCCATCCTGTTCAATAAGGAGTGGCTGGCCAGGTACCTTGACCTCGAGACGGCCGAGAATGTGCTCTCCACCTATATCTCACTGAAGGCGGAGAACATCAATATCGTTCCGCTCGATAACAAGTTCCGGCAATGGATGCAAACTGTTATGGAAGTGGAGCAGGATAATCCCCTCCGGCTAACCATCATCCAGAACCGAATCATGCTGATGATCGAAAGGTTTTTCGCCATCATATATGAGAAAATGCACAACCCCGCCTTCCGCGTACCACTCAGTCAGGAAGACATCAACAGGGTGATGCAGGTGGAAGCCATTCTCACCAGAGACATCTACCAGAGCCCTCCGCCAATTTCACAACTGGCCAAAATGGTCAGCATCAGTGAATCCAAACTGAAGAAGGATTTCAAAGTGATGTACGGTTCGCCTATCTATGAATATTACCAGAAGGCCCGCATGCAGGCTGCGCAGGATAAACTGCTAACAGGTAAATATTCTGTTAAAGAAGTGGCGATGGAACTGGGCTATGCCAACCTCAGCAATTTCACTATCGCCTTCAAGAAAGCGTTCGGGGTGCTTCCGAGCAGACTTTTGTCAAAACAGGTATAGACATTAAAACAATTTTAACCGGCTGGTACACGTTGCGGGCATTCCTGTGACGCCTTCGGTTATACATTGCCCTGCGTGGGTGGTAGCTTTGCATCAGCAAACAAGAACCGAGAAAATCCAAAAGAAAAATCGAAAGGAAGTCCCGTTTTTGATCCATGAACGCTAGAAAAGCCTTCACCCTGAATCCCACCCAAGAAAGCGCGAGATACCTTTGAAAACATTACATAAAATCAGCCTCTGCAAAGAGGCTTTTTTTATTGTATCCGCTGCCGGTAGCATACGGCAGATCAGGGAACAATGCTTCAACTCAGGGCGAGCCCTACGGAAGAAAGCATAAAGAGAAAACTGAAAGATCTTTTTAAAAAAGCGCTTAGCTATCTCCGCTGTAGTTTGACACAGGAGCGGCCTGGATCTCTTCACCCGCAACATGAAAGTCCGCTGAACATTCTTAAGGCCATATGTCGTGCTCAGGCAATATCCTCCCGCGCCGGTTTGTTTTCCAGCCGGCCTTCATACCTGATTTGCGAAACCCTGCCTTGCAAAAACAAAATTGCGGTTGTCCTTCACTTTACCTGACCGATATGGCACAGTTTTAGCCTTACACATTTTGTTACAAAACATCCACATTATGAAAAAACTATGGTTTTTCGGGGCAGTGCTATGTTCCGTTTCAACCCTGATGCTGACCTCCTGTTCCGAAGACGATCCCGTTAATCAGACCGCACGCCTGGAAGTAAGACTCACAGACGATCCCGGCGACTACAAAGAAGTGAATATCGATATTGTGGATATTCAGATCAATATTACAGACAACGACAACAATGGCTGGCAAAGCCTGCCCAATGTCAGGAAAGGCATTTACAACCTGCTGGACCTGGTGAACGACAAAGACACGATGCTGGTGAATGCCGATATTCCGGCAGGCAGGGTACAACAGATCCGTCTGGTACTCGGGCCAAACAATACCATCAGATTGAATAATGGAACGGTTGAGCCTTTACAAACGCCCAGCGCGCAACAAAGCGGTCTCAAACTGAACATCCATCAAAATGTACTGGGAGGTATCCTGTATACCCTGGTGATGGACTTTGATGCGGCCCGATCCATTGTTACAACAGGAGGCGGTAAATATATTCTGAAACCTGTGATCAGAACAGTATTGAAAGAAGCCGGCGGCAGTATCGCAGGTGTGGTGGTGCCATATGATTTCCGTACAGCCGTTTTTGCTATTCAGGGAACGGATACTTTAGCCGGTACCCTCACAGATACCCTGGGTAATTATCTTATTCGCGGATTGGATCCGGGAAGTTACACGGTAGGCTATGCGCCAGGCAATGCAGATTATGATACACAAAACAAGGCTGGCGTTATTGTAACAACAGGACAAGTAACAAAGCTTGATACTGTGGTACTGGCGCATTAATAAAAATTGTGATTCAGATTTAAATGAATCAGGGCCATACTTCAAAAGAGGTATGGCCTCTTTTTTGTAGAGAATTTTTCCAGACCTGACTGCTACACGTATGGAAAAGCAAACTGACCTTCTACTGCTCGCCCGGTTCCGCCAGGGCGATGAGCAGGCTTTCAAACAAATCTTTGAGCGGTTTCACAAAGAGCTTGTGAGCTTTGCAACTTTTATTACCGGTCAGCAAACAGCAGCGCAGGACATCGTAATCGACGTCTTTCTCAAGATCCTTCCCAGGTCTGGCCAGTTCGCTTCAATAGAAAAGATAAGGTCATACTTATATGTGCTGGTGCGGCACGCGGCTTACGCCTTCAATGAACAAGAGGGCCGTATGAGAAAAAAACAACAGGAGTATTTCTACCTGCAGCAATCGGCCTCTGTTGATCCGGAGTCGCCCATGGATCAGGAAGAAATGATGGCCCGTACACTTCAGCAACTCTATGAGTACGTACAGCAACTTCCTCCACAGGAGAAAAAAGTATTCATAAGAAAGATCATTCAACGGCAATCCGTTGAAGAGATCGCTGCTGAGCTCAATATCTCTGCCAAGACCGTTTATAATCTCGCAGGTTCTGCCATTTCCCGCCTCCGGCAGTGGCTTGGGAATATGCCATATCCCGGCGCTTTGATCCTCATCAGCGCTTTTGTAGAATTATTTTCAGAAAAAAAGGAATTCTGACCGGGAATAAATTCCTTTTCACCCTTCTATATCCGGAAGACCGGAAAAAAACGATTCCACATGCAGGATAATCAACAAAAACAGCGGCTCATAGCATTGATGGTGAAGAAACTTTCCTCCACTATTACTGAAGAAGAACAGCTGGAATTACAGTATATGATGGATGAAGATCCTGCTGCCAGATCCTTTGCTGAGCAATTCGATCCGGCATTCGTGGCGCGGGAACTGGCCAGGAAAGATCATATCGATACGGCAACGGAATGGGAGAAACTCAGGCAGCTGGTGTTATCCGGCAACAAACAAACGCCTGTCCGCCGGATACTGGTAAGGGCAGCCGTGGCAGCTTCATTGATCATACTGGTAGCATCGGCTTTGTACCTGATGTTGAAAAAGAAAGATGAGATGCCTGCAAAACAAATTGCGCATACTGATGCCAGTCATATCCTGCCGCCGGATGGCAAAGCGATGCTCACCCTGGATAACGGGGAATCCATTGTGCTGGATAGCCTGAACAGTCAACACCTGGCACTGAAAGCACAGGGCGTGATTGCCATGAACGACCATGAACTGCAATACGGGGCAACAGGAGCGTCCGCCGTTGTATTCAATACGATCTCAACACCTAAGGGTTCATCCTATAAACTATTGTTGCCAGATGGTACCCGTGTATGGCTCAATAACGCATCATCCGTAAGATTCCCAACGGCCTTTACCGGGAAAAGCAGGGAGGTGACCACTTCAGGTGAGGCTTTTTTTGAAGTGGCGAAAGACAACAGCAAGCCCTTCATCGTTCAATCCAAAGAAGTAAAAATATTGGTACTTGGCACCAGTTTCAACCTGGAAGCATGGCCTGAGAAAAATTCCGTGAATGCCACACTCCTGGAAGGCGCTGTGCGCGTGGAAAACAAATCAGGCGCGGCATTGCTGAAACCTGGTCAACAGGCAAAAGTGGAAAATAATATCGCCGTGATCAACAATACGGATATTGATAAAGTGATAGCCTGGAAAGAGAACAGGTTCGTGTTCCGCGCCAATACAATCCATGAAGTAATGGACCAGCTGGCAAGATACTATGATCTCGAGGTAGCATATTCGGGGAATACCACATCTTCCCTGTTTGTGGGCAGTTTCATGCGAAGTGCACCATTATCGGAGATTCTGGAATTCCTGGAAAAAACAGGAGCCGTCCATTTCAAAATTGAAAACAGGAAAATAACTGTATTGCCATGAAAAATACTCTCTGTGTTGAGCAGCTGATTGCTCCTTAACCCCAACAATTCCCGCGGAAATGCGGCTGGTCTGTGTGATGGTAGTTGCAGATTGCAACTGCCCGGAAAAATATTTCAATAAAGCAGCTGTTGCCATGGGGTAACAACAGAACACTATTGGATCCGGCAAAGTCCCCAAAAGGCCGGAATGGAAATGTATTGTCTGAACCTTAAATATAGTATATGCATTACCGTTATTTTGCTCTGAAATTTGCTTTTATGCTGCTCCCTGCTTTTACAGGAACAGTATTGGCTCAAACCGCCGTATCCGCCAGGATCGGAACGGGCAACGATCAGGTTTACAGGATCGGCGACAAACTGCCCGACCTGCAATTCAAGAACCTCATCAATTACAGTGCTTCACAAACCAGTCTGAACGCGCACAAAGGAAAACTGGTCATCATTGACTTCTGGGAACAGGGTTGTTCCCTCTGCATGGAGATCTTTCCAAAAGTGCAAAAGTTGCAGGAAAAATATAAAGACAAAATGCAGTTCATCACAGTGACCAAACTGACTGATAAAAAACAGTTTGCCAGGGGAATGGAGATCTTTCCCGCATTGAAGCATTTCAAACTGCCTACAGTGCTGCTGGATGATCAGCTGTTTAAGAATTTTCCATTTGAATCCATTTCCCATCTCGTTTGGATCAACGGTAATGGTGTGGTGAAAGCCATTACCAGCTCGGATTATGTTACCGAAGAGAATATTCAACTGGCGTTGAAAGGAGGCGATCTGCCCTGGCCGGTAAAAAACGATGTGTTGAATTTCGAGGCGGGCAGGCCATTGCTGCATTTCGAAGCAGACAGGGTAAAACCGCCCTCTGAACTTTTCTATTCCGCACTCACTGCCCATATCGATGGAATAGATCCAATAGACCAAAACCTGGAGGATACTATTAACAATACATACACGTACATCAGGTACAATCATCCTGTTGGGTTGATCTGCGATGTGTCTTTGACCGGATTCGGATCCGGCAGGATCGATCCCAAACTCCTGGTGGTTGAGGAAGGAGATAAGAACAGGTTCATTTTCACCAAAGGAAAAGGGTACAGGAATGTCTGGCAAATGAAGAATTCTTATTGCTACACCATAAGATTGCCACTTTCAATGACGCAGGAAGAAAGAGGGGAATTCATCAAAAACGATCTTACCCGCTGGCTGGGTGTAATAGGCATCACGGCAAAAATGGAAGAGAGGGAAATTCCCTGTTATGACCTTGTAAGAACTGCGGACGGTAAACCCTTCCCATTGTCGAAAAAAGGAAAAGAAGAAAAAGCAAAAGCAGTATATCCATTCGATAGTTCCCATTTCACCAATATCCCACTGGCTTCCCTGTTTAATGTTGACTATGGCTATTTCAATGAATTCCCTCATCTCATAATGAACAAAACCGGATACTCAGACAGCACCAGGGTAGATCTCAATTTCAGTGCGGATTACCTAAGCAGTCCGGAACAATTCAAGAAAGAACTGCAGCAATATGGACTGGACCTTGTTCCCGCCACAACCAGAATGAAAGTGCATGTGATCTCAGACAAGGGGTACAGCAGAAATCTGAAACCATAACAAACTAACTGCTATGAAGAAATTTTTAGCACTGACAATTCCGGGAATGCTGCTGATGCTGACCACTGCGGCACAGTACATTTCACTATCGGTAAAAGAACAACCGATCAGCATTGTATTCCGGGAGATCGAAAAACAAACCGATTATCGCTTCGTGTATGTGATGGATGCGCTGGAAGGGGCGCAGCCTGTATCGCTTAAAACAGATAGAATGCCGATCCTGGATCTGTTGAAAAAACTGTTCGGGCCACAACCGCTTCGCTATGAAGTGTCAGGCAAAACTATTATTGTGAACAAAAGGAAAACAGAAAACGATACAAATCCTGCCGGCAGCAATGATCTGCTGGACCTGAAAGGAAAAGTGCTGAATGAAAAAGGCGATCCTGTGATTGGGGCCACCGTTGCCGTAAAAGGGTCGGAACGATCCACCGCTACTACGCTCGATGGCAGCTTCACACTGAGGGGTGTGCAAAAGAGAGCAGTGATCATTGTATCGAATATCGGGTTTGAAAGCCGCAGCATCAAACTGTCAGGCGATGCCGAGATCACGGTGGTATTGAAACTGTCGCCCACGGAAATGAAGGAAGTTGTAGTGATGAACACGGGATACCAGCAACTGCCGAAGGAGCGTGCTACCGGCTCGTTCGAGCAGATCAGTGAGAAGAAATTCAATCAGCGTTTCAGCACGGGTATACTCAATCGCCTGGAAGGTTTGAGCAGCACCATCCTGATGGACAGAAGATTCCTTTCTCCCGGTTCCTACAAACTGGAAAAAGGGAATATCAGTATACGCGGGCTCAGCACTATCACGGAAACCATCAAGTCGCCACTGATCATCGTGAATAATTTCCCCTACGAAGGCGACCTTGAAAGCATCAATCCCAATGATGTGGAAAGCATTACCGTGCTGAGGGATGCTGCCGCAGCCTCCATCTGGGGCGCGAGAGCGGGCAATGGTGTAATTGTGATCACAACAAAAAAGGGGAATTATAAACAGGCTGCGCGGGTTACCGTCAACTCCAATCTGATGGTGATGAACAAGCCGGATCTTTTTTACATGCCCTATATGTCTTCCCGGGACTTCATCGATGTGGAGAGAATGCTATTTGCTAATGGTAAATACGATAATGATATCAATCCCGGCAACCAGATGAGGCCGGCCATTAGTCCTGTTATCGAGATCCTTGCCTCACAAAAGAATGGATCGATAACGGAAGAAAGAGCCAACCAGATGATCGATAGCCTCAGCCATTTTGATGTGCGCAATGATTTCAGTAAATATGTGTACAGGTCTGCTGTGACGCAGCAATATGCAGTGAATCTGTCCGGCGGTTCACAGAATATGAAGTATGCCCTGTCTGCCGGGTTCGATAAAGAACTGCTCACCCTTATTGGTAATGATACCAGGCGGATCACGCTGAGATCGGATAATGCCTATATGCCAGCCAAAAACCTGGAGATACACCTGGCGGTGAATGTTGCATCAGCTTTGTACAATAACAATGCGATCGGTGAATTCGGAAGCGGTGCATGGAATTATTTCAATCAGTATCCTTCCAAATTGCTTTACCCTTATGCTTCACTGGCAGATGAAGAAGGACGCCCACGCAGTATCCCAAGAAATTACAGGATGAGTTATATCAATTCGCTGCAGGTGCCAGGTTTGCTGAACTGGGAGTACAAGCCTTTGGATGAGATCAGGCTGGCAGATAATGCAACAAAAAAACTGGACCTGTTACTGGAAGCAGGCATCAACTATAAGATCATCGATGGCCTGCAACTCAACGTTAACTTTCAACATCAGGTTGCCAATGTAAATATGGACAGGCATCACAGCCTCGAAACTTATTATGCAAGAAATCAGATCAATCTTTTCTCGCGGTGGGAAGGAGATAAGCTGGTGAACCGTATTCCAAGGGGGGGCATTTTTTTCCAGTCCGAGGGGCGTGTACAATCAACTGTAGGAAGAGCACAAATCAATTTTCAACGAACATTCAAAGAAAAGCATCAGCTTGTAATGCTGGCTGCCTCAGAAATAAAGGATGCCAAAGAGGAGTCCACCAGCTGGACCACATATGGGTACAACAAACAAACCTACTCTTCAGCTCTGGTGAATTATGATACCTTGTACTCTTTGTTCGATGGTTTGGAATATGGAATGGGCAGGATATTGGCCAATCAGGGCTTTACCGGATTCACCAATCGCTTCATTTCATTTCTCATGAATGCTTCCTATATATTCGATAATCGCATAACCATCACTGGCAGTGCCAGAAGGGATGCTTCCAACCTTTTTGGCGTTGAAACCAATAACCGCTGGCAACCGTTATGGTCCGTTGGAGCCAGCTGGGAATTATCGCGCGAAGGATTCTATCGTTCCGATCTGATCCCTTTTCTGAAGCTCAGGGCAACTTATGGTACCAGGGGTAATGTGAACAATCAGCTGAGCAAAATAGTTACCATCGTGCGAGAACCTGCCATGTTCAGTCCGCTGAATATTCCGTTTGCAACCATCGTTTCTCCCTCTGATCCCAGTCTTCGCTGGGAAACGGCAGCCGATCTCAACCTCGGACTGGATTTCAAATTAAAGAATAACAGGCTGACGGGAACGTTGGAATATTTTCACCGGAAAGCAATTGACCTGGTTTATCATGCGCTGGTAGACCCCTCAACCGGATTGAGCTCTGTGCAGAAGAACAGTGCCAGTCTTTCTACCAAAGGCTGGCAGGTTGAACTGGGCAGTGTTGTGCTTAACGGACCATTCCAGTGGACCTCCAGTCTGGCGTTGAATTACACTTCATCCAAAATTACAGACTACCAGATCGATGATAAAGGAAGAACAGCCAGTGGCGTGATTAGAAGTGGCGTTGGTCTTTTGATGTTGAGAGGGAAGGATCCCTATGGACTTTTCAGTTTTCCATTTGCCGGCCTGGATCCTGAGAACGGTGATCCGAGAGGATATATCGGCGATAAGATCAGTAAAGATTATTATGCCTTACTTCAACAGGCCGCAGATACTACCAGGCTGGTATATCATGGTTCCGCCATTCCCAGGTATTATGGAAATTTTCTGAATACATTTTCCTGGAAAGGATTCAGTCTGGCGGTGAATGTGCTGTATAAGCTCGGTTTTTTTGTGAGGAAAAATGGTGTGACTTATGAAACTCTTTTCGATAACGGCATCATACAACCGGAAATGGAAAAAAGATGGCGTCAGAAGGGAGATGAATTGTTCACCAATGTGCCTTCCATGATCTATCCCATTCAGGATAGTTACCGGGACCAATTCTATAATAACTCAGAAGCCAATGTGATCAGGGGCGATAATATCCGGCTGCAGTATGTGCGGCTGTCTTACCAGGTAAATAAACCGGTGTTCGGTGCAAAATTCATCCAGTCGCTCGAGCTTTCCTGCAGCGCCAATGATCTTGGTTTTATCTGGCGTGCATCCAAAGACAGATTGGACCCGGAGTTCTTCGGTAGCGAAGGGCGTTACTTGCTCCCAAAGAATTACACCGTTGGTTGCAGGATTACATTTTGATCTAATAAAATCCAGAACATGAAAAAGTGTAAATTAATTTTGGTGATGGCGGTTTGTTTCTCGCTCACTGCCTGCAATAAATTCCTCGATGAGAAAGCTGACCGGCGACAATCTGTTCCGGATAACCTGGAAGATCTTGAACTGATGCTGGACAATGCATTCGATCTGAATGCCGGCTCGGGTGTAGTGAATAGCTCCACTGATGAGTTCTACCTGAGATCGGATGATGTTGAAGGGCTGCCGCAGATCTATCGCGATCCTTATACCTGGGCGCCACAAACGGAAGCAATATTCGACTGGCAGAAATTTTACAAAGCGATATTCATTGCCAATACAGTGCTGGAACAATTGGAAAAAGTGGACAGGGCTTCTGATCCTGTAAGATGGGATTATTGTAAAGGTGCGGCGCTTTATTTCAGGGGCTATAATTTATTCCAGCTTAGTCAGCAATATGCGCCTCATTATCCCGGCAATGAAAACTCTCCGCTGGGATTACCGTTGAGGTCAAGCTCGGATTTCAACAAAGTGGTTACAAGGTCAACGCTGAAAGAAACCTATGATCAGATGATGCTGGATATACGAGCCTCCATGCCGTTGCTGCCTTCAAAGACCTATCCTCCCATCAGGCCCTCCCGATGGGCTGCTTACGCTATGCTGGCCAGACTGCACCTGCTGTTGGAGAATTACACTCAGGCATTTGATTATGCTGATTCCACTCTTGCTGTTTCAGATGATCTGATGGATTACAATACCATCGATCCCAGCCCTGAATTTCCCATCCAACGTTTCAATCCGGAAGTGATCTATCATATAATGGACGATGGAGCGCTCACAGCCGGCTACACACTGGTGCGGATCGACAGCGTATTGTACCGTTCATTTGAAGAAGGAGACCTGCGGAAGAAACTCTTTTTCATCGATAATCACGATGGCTCATTTTCTTTCAGGGGAAATTATACTTTCAGTTATTATTTGTTCCATGGGCTGGCAACAGATGAGATCTATCTTATCAAAGCCGAAGCAGCAGTGAGAACAGGAAAAGTGGACGAGGCATTGGCCAGCCTGAATACATTATTGCAACATCGCTGGGCCCCTTCTAAATTCCAGCCTGTGAACATAAGGGACCAGGATGCGCTGCTGGTGAAGATCCTCGATGAAAGGAAAAAGGAAATGATCTTCCGTGGTCAGCGTTGGAGCGATCTCCGGAGACTGAACCGGGATCCGCGTTTCCAAATTACCCTCCGCAGAGTGATTAACGGTCAGGAGTATACGCTTCCGCCAAATGATCTCCGGTATACTTTTTTGATTCCACCGCAGTCTATCAATATCAGCGGAATTCCCCAGAACCCACGCTAACATATTGCTGAAGGACGGTGCCCAATAAAAATCCCGGCTTTATGGCCGGGATTTGTTTATTCTGAAACAATGATGTTGATTACACTACTGCTTTCCTCAGCTTCACCAGTTGCTGCAGCAATGGCTCCAGCTGGTCCAGTTTCAGCATATTGGCGCCATCAGATTTGGCAACTGCAGGATTGGGATGTGTTTCAATGAACAAACCATCCGCTCCGGTAGCGATAGCGGCTTTGGCAATAGTACCGATCAGTTGGGGATTACCACCGGTAACGCCGCTGGTCTGATTCGGTTGTTGGAGGCTGTGAGTACAGTCCATCACCACTGGTGCGCCATGCTCTTTCATCCAGGGAATATTGCGATAGTCCACTATCAGGTCCTGATAACCGAAAGTATTGCCACGGTCTGTTAGGATCACTTTGTCGTTTCCGGCATTGCGGATCTTTTCGGCAGCGAACTTCATGGAAGGACCGCTGAGGAATTGTCCTTTTTTCACGTTAACGATCTTGCCGGTTTGTGCAGCTGCTTCCAGCAGATCTGTCTGACGGCAGAGGAATGCAGGGATCTGCAGCACATCGATGTATTGGGCGGCAATGGCCGCTTCTTCGTGTGCGTGGATATCTGAAGTAACAGGGAGTTTGTATTTGTCTCCTGTCTTCTTCAATAATTGCATCGCCACTTCATCACCGAGTCCGGTGAAAGAGCTTCCGCTGGTGCGGTTGGCTTTGCGGTAAGAGGCTTTGAAAATATAAGGGATGCCAAGGTTTTTGCAGATGCCTGAAACTTTATCGGCCACTTCCATCAACAACTCTTCACTTTCCACTACACAGGGGCCGGCGATCAGGAAGAAATTATTCTCGTCATACTGCTGATTGGCGAACAGGTCTTTTAGCATTTTTTCCATGGCCGCAAAGATAAGACAGATTATCCATTGGGCATAAATGAGTGGCTGACAGTCAAATGTTAAATAATTTGGCTATTTGTTGGCCAGCATCCGCTGCAGGAATTCTTCTTTTTTCCTTCTCGCCACATCCACATAATTCCCGTTTTGCATTTCTATTTGTCCACCATCGCCCTTGATGTATCTTTTCAGGTAGGTGAGATTGATCAGGTGAGAATGATGGGGCCGGAAGAACTTATCATTCGGCAATAATTCTTCAAATTCCTTCAGCGTTCTGCTGGCGGTGAGCTTTGCATGATTGGTGAAATGGATCACGGTATAATTGCTGTGCGCTTCCAGGTGAATGATATCGTCCACATTGAAAAACAACAATCCTTCCAAAGTGGGTATAGCTATTTTATTAAGTGCTGCATTGCGTTGCAGGTTATCCGCCAGTACTTCCAGCTTACGGCCGGTTTCCGGCTTCCCATGTGATTGAAGGATCTTACTGATGGTATTGCGCAGTTCTTCGATGTCTACCGGTTTGAGCAAATAATCGAAAGCTGCAAAACGGATAGCGCGGATGGCATATTGATCATAAGCAGTAGTGAAAACGAGATGGAATTTCTTCTCAGACAATTGCTGCAGCATGGCAAAGCCATCCATTCGCGGCATTTCAATATCCAGGAAAACGATCTGTGGCTGCAACTGGCTGATCAGTGCAATGCCCTGCAGGCCGTCCGCGGCTTCGCCGGTTACGGTCACTTCCGGACAATAATCCTGCAGTTTCTTTTTGAGGGCGATGCGGCCCTTCACTTCGTCGTCGATAATGATGGCAGATAGCATTTATTGAATTTTAAGTCGTACTTCAATGCGGGTGCCTGCGGGCTGATCATGTTCATGAAGGTCTGTGATCAGAACAGAGGCATCGGTTTCCTTATTGAACAATTTTACACGGTCGCGGGTCATGGCCATTCCGTAAGAAATATTTTCTTTCCGGATATTGGTCTTGGTGGCGGAGCGGCCCACACCATTGTCTTCAATCAGGTACAAAAGATAATCGTCTTTCCTGGAAACGGAGATGATTAGTCTGCCATCATTACCCGGCCTGTTGCGCAATCCATGCAGGATGGCATTCTCCACATAAGGCTGGATGATGAGTGGTGGAACTTTCAGATCGTCCTGCAAAATATCTTCCGGCACATTGAAACTGACGGTGAATTTAT
This portion of the Pseudobacter ginsenosidimutans genome encodes:
- a CDS encoding PspC domain-containing protein, with product MNRLRQFIEWQAFGVCSAMGDRLGIATARIRTWFVYISFLTMGSPLIVYFVLAFWMNMKRYILSGRRNPLKYQ
- a CDS encoding helix-turn-helix domain-containing protein, which encodes MFHLDYTHTNYEAFVHHVGQRLNVPVINNEIQFPQDTATGTFTYVVLPNGLEATLINCVLNDDWLIHRKKIAEEFYVLRVDMLTVPGTLVVTIDEDKVKDMNTSKSIAYLTSSLFDWSYYSTKGTTYVGVSILFNKEWLARYLDLETAENVLSTYISLKAENINIVPLDNKFRQWMQTVMEVEQDNPLRLTIIQNRIMLMIERFFAIIYEKMHNPAFRVPLSQEDINRVMQVEAILTRDIYQSPPPISQLAKMVSISESKLKKDFKVMYGSPIYEYYQKARMQAAQDKLLTGKYSVKEVAMELGYANLSNFTIAFKKAFGVLPSRLLSKQV
- a CDS encoding TlpA family protein disulfide reductase, with translation MLLPAFTGTVLAQTAVSARIGTGNDQVYRIGDKLPDLQFKNLINYSASQTSLNAHKGKLVIIDFWEQGCSLCMEIFPKVQKLQEKYKDKMQFITVTKLTDKKQFARGMEIFPALKHFKLPTVLLDDQLFKNFPFESISHLVWINGNGVVKAITSSDYVTEENIQLALKGGDLPWPVKNDVLNFEAGRPLLHFEADRVKPPSELFYSALTAHIDGIDPIDQNLEDTINNTYTYIRYNHPVGLICDVSLTGFGSGRIDPKLLVVEEGDKNRFIFTKGKGYRNVWQMKNSYCYTIRLPLSMTQEERGEFIKNDLTRWLGVIGITAKMEEREIPCYDLVRTADGKPFPLSKKGKEEKAKAVYPFDSSHFTNIPLASLFNVDYGYFNEFPHLIMNKTGYSDSTRVDLNFSADYLSSPEQFKKELQQYGLDLVPATTRMKVHVISDKGYSRNLKP
- a CDS encoding DUF4382 domain-containing protein, with translation MKKLWFFGAVLCSVSTLMLTSCSEDDPVNQTARLEVRLTDDPGDYKEVNIDIVDIQINITDNDNNGWQSLPNVRKGIYNLLDLVNDKDTMLVNADIPAGRVQQIRLVLGPNNTIRLNNGTVEPLQTPSAQQSGLKLNIHQNVLGGILYTLVMDFDAARSIVTTGGGKYILKPVIRTVLKEAGGSIAGVVVPYDFRTAVFAIQGTDTLAGTLTDTLGNYLIRGLDPGSYTVGYAPGNADYDTQNKAGVIVTTGQVTKLDTVVLAH
- a CDS encoding RNA polymerase sigma factor, encoding MEKQTDLLLLARFRQGDEQAFKQIFERFHKELVSFATFITGQQTAAQDIVIDVFLKILPRSGQFASIEKIRSYLYVLVRHAAYAFNEQEGRMRKKQQEYFYLQQSASVDPESPMDQEEMMARTLQQLYEYVQQLPPQEKKVFIRKIIQRQSVEEIAAELNISAKTVYNLAGSAISRLRQWLGNMPYPGALILISAFVELFSEKKEF
- a CDS encoding FecR family protein, whose amino-acid sequence is MQDNQQKQRLIALMVKKLSSTITEEEQLELQYMMDEDPAARSFAEQFDPAFVARELARKDHIDTATEWEKLRQLVLSGNKQTPVRRILVRAAVAASLIILVASALYLMLKKKDEMPAKQIAHTDASHILPPDGKAMLTLDNGESIVLDSLNSQHLALKAQGVIAMNDHELQYGATGASAVVFNTISTPKGSSYKLLLPDGTRVWLNNASSVRFPTAFTGKSREVTTSGEAFFEVAKDNSKPFIVQSKEVKILVLGTSFNLEAWPEKNSVNATLLEGAVRVENKSGAALLKPGQQAKVENNIAVINNTDIDKVIAWKENRFVFRANTIHEVMDQLARYYDLEVAYSGNTTSSLFVGSFMRSAPLSEILEFLEKTGAVHFKIENRKITVLP